A single region of the Candidatus Protochlamydia amoebophila UWE25 genome encodes:
- a CDS encoding 2'-5' RNA ligase family protein — translation MNSYILAINIPSSIQRQLAQICYGIPNVNWLDSNEFYLQLRSFGQLSLEKLEEIQKCLNSLFFNSFSLQLKEIGHDHFKSQQGTIWVGANPILELIELKNQINKLLKELNLLPERHPNLKVFLGHYYKVHADRLLEYLMNHFLFQTPFFTATKCSLLLIKTTTKRTFMEVIEEYEAASPATGED, via the coding sequence ATGAACTCTTATATATTAGCTATTAATATCCCCTCTTCTATTCAAAGGCAATTAGCTCAAATCTGTTATGGCATCCCTAATGTAAATTGGTTGGATTCCAATGAATTTTATTTGCAGCTTCGCTCTTTTGGACAGCTTTCTTTAGAAAAATTAGAAGAAATTCAAAAATGCTTAAATTCTCTTTTTTTTAATTCCTTTTCCTTGCAATTGAAAGAAATAGGACATGATCATTTTAAGTCTCAGCAGGGAACGATTTGGGTGGGAGCTAACCCAATTTTAGAGTTAATTGAGCTGAAAAATCAAATAAATAAGCTTCTTAAAGAGTTAAATCTTCTCCCAGAACGCCATCCAAATTTAAAAGTTTTTTTAGGTCATTATTATAAAGTTCATGCCGATAGATTGTTAGAATATTTGATGAATCACTTCTTGTTTCAAACACCTTTTTTCACGGCTACTAAATGCTCACTTCTTCTTATTAAAACAACAACAAAAAGAACTTTCATGGAAGTTATTGAAGAATACGAAGCAGCCTCGCCAGCAACAGGAGAAGATTAA
- a CDS encoding protein translocase subunit SecDF, producing MEKQKRWQFYLIVAVLAITLYNILPTLFFYSKPLKSSIDAPRAQHVASGIVERVNQTEVDSKEWLYSFCRLLGIKPISIDLVTTNNGLFQISFKNEQDAELFKRFLPRAGALIPFVPNQLELSSITANVDPTQVLVRRNVAVRLDASDMDKLFQFTPKYSHDHQIADLYREVIDDRVTQVALAIAGPSKTALQMFATTSEVGNDPSYDEIIITLAKEIVDVDNILGKNNPITKRYYETFSQLSSKEREGLNTKFIAKMETLSKKIKEKQASLYGDFSAEAAQNLAVSNNQIQALDSAVTIMRENEEFRKGKEPLTNENIQQLLKQNSNHEMQIVDLTGYHPFIKGLTINWESGLLLVNLYDDVQSLHFSEGKTEKDAFVKDRINQYLINDIARIARLSDETFKPNEESFVINFDNLTNSQSYLTLNLGYLADKIAQQVTDQIILSWSPAHADLIKDVYPIRSYNDYQTEKSEDQKLGLVVYAPAMYLAAAPTGFRTGSIYVIAKGMDALVQKYQEAPEAEENQVLATDFNQLNTLLQQMGFIGYPGSAFNLPKEFNKDYIFELNDYYSTLLKASREDFQAKGSKRFAVLDFSDVEQRLLTINKIDDRIQEDLLKWKESYNAAQVDLNLTSKYTVPAPTKNVYWENLKLSVVKFFRGDDRKVLKWGLDLSGGKTVRIGLLDQNGRTVTNPEDLKQAVNELYTRINKMGVAERTIRIENSNILLDFPGSQNLSASELVKASAMYFHIVNEKFGPLNTALAGAVNQFLQDIWNEAVVTNRRDIESINEIAWQHLGGDEESTITMRPRTDHAKILYENGLRLANPKNRVVTQAFDESLSTLAMFRGGDSAEWDNQTHPLLVVFHNFALEGSNLENIQPGYDATQGNILTFGIKRSFDSGEHASGSPRDNFFNWTSQFAEDKIAGTPKEVYSNGRGWRMAVILNGSIITAPSLNAALRDGGTISGRFSQREVTQLAADLKAGSLSFTPRILSEENVSPELGREERAKGIVASLVALALVVIAMIGYYHFAGFIASCAVLLNIFIMWGVLQNLGAALTLPGIAGIVLTIGMAVDANVLVFERIREEFKVTGRIASAIQAGYRKAFSAIIDSNITTIIAAIILIQFDSGPIKGFAVTLIIGIISSMFTALFMTRYFFAGWVKKPEHKQLSMAQFLKETHFDFLKQAKKAIVISLIVMGIGTYFLVSERKTIFGMDFTGGYSLTLDVAEKAEKPNYRLEAINAFLDKGASRRDFEVRELSRPNQLRIQLGTSMDEKGHPFYQMPEINPDSKYAFDYQKDPRLSWVVETLQSHGLDVQQSQLTTLQKNWTIMSGQFSDTMRNNAIIALGAALIAILIYITFRFEFKFAIGAVIGLVHDVIITLGILALFHAIGFPVQIDLQVVGAIMTIIGYSLNDTIIVFDRIREDMKTLRRLSFREIINHALNVTLSRTIMTSGTTLLVLLALVLLGGQSIFAFSLVMTVGVLVGTLSSLFIASPVMLYFHNKEVEHQHTESSVKRA from the coding sequence ATGGAAAAACAGAAGCGTTGGCAATTCTATTTGATTGTTGCCGTCTTGGCAATTACGCTTTATAACATTCTCCCCACCTTATTTTTTTACTCGAAACCTCTGAAATCTTCGATTGATGCTCCGCGTGCACAGCACGTTGCATCCGGGATTGTGGAAAGAGTGAATCAAACAGAAGTGGATTCAAAAGAATGGTTATATTCTTTTTGTCGTTTATTAGGAATTAAACCAATCTCTATTGATTTAGTTACAACAAATAATGGATTATTTCAAATTTCATTTAAAAATGAACAAGATGCTGAGTTATTTAAGCGATTTTTACCAAGAGCTGGAGCGTTAATTCCATTTGTACCTAATCAGCTTGAGCTAAGTTCTATCACAGCTAATGTCGATCCTACTCAAGTGTTGGTTCGACGTAACGTTGCTGTTCGATTAGATGCGAGCGACATGGATAAGTTATTTCAATTTACTCCAAAGTATAGTCATGATCACCAAATCGCAGATCTTTACCGTGAAGTTATTGATGATCGAGTGACTCAAGTCGCTCTAGCAATTGCAGGACCTAGTAAAACCGCTTTGCAAATGTTTGCAACAACTAGTGAAGTAGGTAATGATCCTAGTTATGACGAAATAATTATCACATTAGCAAAAGAAATTGTTGATGTAGATAATATTTTAGGAAAAAATAATCCGATTACAAAACGTTACTACGAAACATTTTCTCAACTATCCTCTAAAGAACGTGAAGGATTAAATACTAAATTTATTGCTAAGATGGAAACACTTAGTAAAAAAATTAAAGAAAAGCAAGCTAGTTTATATGGAGATTTTTCAGCTGAAGCTGCACAAAATCTAGCAGTTTCAAATAATCAAATTCAAGCGCTGGATTCAGCTGTTACGATTATGCGTGAAAACGAAGAATTTCGAAAAGGGAAAGAGCCTTTAACAAATGAAAATATTCAGCAGTTGTTAAAACAAAACTCCAACCATGAAATGCAAATTGTCGATTTAACGGGTTATCATCCTTTTATCAAAGGATTAACAATTAACTGGGAAAGTGGTTTATTGTTAGTCAATTTGTATGACGATGTACAATCTTTGCATTTTTCAGAAGGAAAAACTGAAAAAGATGCATTTGTCAAAGACAGAATTAACCAATATTTAATCAATGATATTGCACGTATTGCCCGTTTATCAGATGAAACATTTAAACCTAATGAAGAAAGTTTTGTTATAAATTTTGATAATCTAACAAATAGTCAAAGTTATTTGACTCTCAATTTAGGCTATTTAGCAGATAAAATAGCTCAGCAAGTCACAGATCAAATTATTCTTTCTTGGTCTCCAGCCCATGCAGATTTGATTAAAGATGTTTATCCGATTCGTTCTTATAATGATTATCAAACAGAGAAATCAGAAGATCAAAAGCTAGGTCTTGTGGTTTATGCTCCTGCTATGTATTTAGCTGCAGCGCCTACAGGCTTCCGAACTGGATCAATCTATGTAATCGCAAAAGGAATGGATGCTCTTGTTCAGAAGTATCAGGAAGCTCCAGAAGCGGAAGAAAATCAAGTTTTAGCTACAGATTTTAACCAACTCAATACCCTTTTACAGCAAATGGGTTTTATTGGTTATCCTGGCTCAGCCTTTAATTTACCAAAAGAATTTAATAAAGATTATATTTTTGAATTGAATGATTATTATAGCACTCTTTTAAAAGCTTCTCGCGAAGATTTTCAAGCCAAGGGAAGTAAACGTTTTGCTGTCTTAGACTTTTCTGATGTAGAGCAACGTTTGTTAACTATCAACAAAATTGATGATCGTATACAAGAAGACCTTCTGAAATGGAAAGAATCTTATAATGCTGCTCAAGTTGATTTGAACTTAACAAGCAAATACACAGTTCCAGCACCAACTAAAAATGTTTATTGGGAAAATTTGAAACTGAGCGTAGTAAAATTCTTTAGAGGAGATGATCGAAAAGTTCTTAAATGGGGTCTTGACTTATCTGGTGGGAAAACAGTCCGCATTGGTCTTTTAGATCAAAATGGTCGAACTGTGACAAATCCAGAAGATCTCAAACAAGCCGTCAATGAACTTTACACACGTATCAATAAAATGGGTGTAGCAGAAAGAACGATTCGAATTGAAAATTCTAATATATTATTAGATTTTCCAGGTTCTCAAAACTTGTCCGCTTCTGAATTAGTAAAAGCTTCTGCAATGTATTTTCATATTGTCAACGAAAAATTTGGGCCTTTAAATACAGCCCTTGCTGGAGCTGTCAATCAGTTTTTACAAGATATTTGGAACGAAGCCGTTGTAACAAATCGTAGAGATATAGAAAGCATCAACGAAATTGCTTGGCAGCATTTAGGTGGAGATGAGGAATCTACTATCACTATGCGTCCAAGAACGGATCATGCAAAAATTCTTTATGAAAATGGATTGCGTTTAGCTAATCCCAAAAATCGCGTGGTTACTCAAGCCTTTGATGAGTCGCTTTCAACCCTGGCCATGTTTAGAGGTGGAGATTCTGCGGAGTGGGATAATCAAACACATCCTTTACTAGTGGTTTTTCATAATTTTGCTTTGGAAGGATCTAACTTAGAAAACATCCAACCGGGTTATGATGCAACACAAGGAAATATTTTAACATTTGGAATTAAACGCTCTTTCGATTCAGGTGAGCATGCAAGTGGCAGCCCTCGAGACAATTTTTTTAATTGGACTTCACAATTTGCAGAAGATAAAATTGCAGGAACACCTAAAGAGGTTTATTCTAACGGGCGTGGTTGGAGAATGGCTGTTATTCTTAATGGTAGCATTATTACAGCTCCTTCATTAAATGCAGCACTTCGTGATGGAGGAACGATTAGCGGTCGTTTTTCTCAGCGAGAAGTGACCCAACTTGCAGCAGATTTAAAAGCTGGTTCTTTAAGTTTTACGCCACGTATTTTGTCGGAAGAAAATGTAAGCCCAGAACTTGGTCGTGAAGAAAGAGCCAAAGGGATTGTCGCTTCTTTAGTCGCTTTAGCTTTAGTTGTGATAGCTATGATCGGCTACTATCATTTTGCAGGTTTTATTGCTTCTTGTGCAGTTTTGCTTAATATTTTTATTATGTGGGGTGTATTGCAAAATTTAGGAGCAGCCTTGACGTTACCTGGAATTGCAGGAATTGTTTTAACAATTGGAATGGCTGTTGATGCAAATGTTCTTGTCTTTGAAAGAATCCGAGAGGAGTTTAAAGTGACTGGTCGGATTGCTTCCGCAATTCAAGCAGGTTACCGCAAAGCTTTTAGTGCTATCATTGACTCAAATATTACGACAATTATTGCAGCTATTATCTTAATTCAGTTCGATTCTGGACCAATTAAGGGCTTTGCTGTGACATTGATCATTGGTATTATTTCTTCTATGTTTACAGCCTTGTTTATGACTCGCTACTTCTTTGCTGGGTGGGTTAAAAAGCCTGAGCATAAGCAATTATCAATGGCCCAGTTCTTGAAAGAAACACATTTTGACTTCTTAAAGCAAGCTAAGAAGGCTATCGTGATTTCGCTAATCGTGATGGGAATAGGCACTTATTTTCTTGTTTCTGAACGTAAAACTATTTTTGGAATGGATTTTACTGGAGGTTACTCTCTAACACTAGATGTTGCGGAGAAGGCAGAAAAACCTAATTATCGTTTAGAAGCTATCAATGCTTTCTTAGATAAGGGGGCTTCACGCAGGGATTTCGAAGTACGTGAATTAAGCAGACCTAATCAATTGCGCATTCAACTAGGAACGAGTATGGATGAAAAAGGGCATCCTTTTTATCAGATGCCTGAAATCAATCCAGATAGTAAATATGCTTTTGATTATCAAAAAGATCCTCGTTTGAGCTGGGTTGTTGAAACGCTTCAATCTCATGGATTAGATGTTCAACAGTCTCAGTTAACGACTCTTCAGAAAAATTGGACTATCATGAGTGGACAATTTTCTGATACGATGCGAAATAATGCTATTATTGCACTTGGCGCAGCATTAATAGCGATCTTAATTTATATTACTTTCCGATTTGAGTTTAAGTTCGCAATTGGAGCAGTAATTGGGCTCGTTCACGATGTGATTATTACACTTGGCATTTTAGCACTTTTCCATGCGATAGGATTTCCTGTGCAAATTGATTTACAGGTCGTGGGAGCAATTATGACAATTATCGGCTATTCATTAAATGATACGATTATTGTATTCGATCGAATTCGTGAAGATATGAAGACTCTTCGTCGCTTGTCATTCAGAGAAATCATTAATCATGCTTTGAATGTTACATTAAGTCGTACGATCATGACATCTGGAACAACTTTGCTTGTGCTTTTAGCACTTGTTTTATTAGGAGGGCAATCTATTTTTGCCTTTTCACTAGTGATGACAGTAGGTGTTTTGGTAGGAACTTTATCTTCGCTATTCATTGCTTCCCCGGTTATGCTGTACTTCCATAATAAAGAAGTAGAGCATCAACATACGGAGTCTTCTGTCAAACGTGCTTAA